A genomic region of Zygotorulaspora mrakii chromosome 7, complete sequence contains the following coding sequences:
- a CDS encoding uncharacterized protein (similar to Saccharomyces cerevisiae YLR287C; ancestral locus Anc_6.82) → MTDAVTDKDKLLELLQSNRSCIRPYKTADSLFDLSSSTSLKDSDPITEIKKLSQIIKAHSTKIGIICQEDKFYRNLSAVFNELKSFNDKIFMLLSLLPLFHKDKEDKWAQFFIQTLNSLVINLLNGISTLYDEIDRLLNGTDNEKDQRLYAVGLIWAACDSLDNLAHKGNFQILADNIRNNCSLVDDVMEDISSWLEDPQMGNDLLLGDEDEEDDDNDEDSSRSQDGQEILEQMKCFLKDWETNLKMIKLLLSSFAKSLSSNIYTSKDSKGSTLDKLNDIQHKVIEQIDELISDFLVSDLSFNSDDFEDDIAQLNESLRKMVDTIKILNKSDPKKSKWIQVWENKYFQEKS, encoded by the coding sequence ATGACAGACGCTGTTACGGATAAGGACAAACTGTTGGAGCTTTTGCAGAGCAATAGGTCTTGTATTAGACCATACAAGACAGCCGATTCTCTTTTCGATCTTTCTTCGAGCACATCGCTCAAGGATTCTGACCCAATAACTGAAATAAAGAAACTATCACAAATTATAAAAGCACATTCTACAAAGATCGGTATCATTTGCCAAGAGGATAAGTTTTATCGGAATCTATCTGCTGTTTTTAACGAGTTGAAAAGCTTTAACGATAAGATCTTCATGCTTCTGAGTTTATTGCCACTGTTTCATAAAGATAAAGAGGATAAATGGGCACAATTTTTCATAcaaactttgaattcaCTCGTAATCAACCTATTAAACGGTATTTCTACATTATATGACGAGATTGATCGTTTATTAAATGGCACcgataatgaaaaggatCAAAGACTTTACGCTGTTGGTCTCATCTGGGCGGCATGCGATTCGCTAGATAATTTGGCACACAAGGGTAATTTCCAGATTCTAGCTGACAATATTCGCAACAATTGTAGCTTAGTGGACGATGTGATGGAAGACATTTCCTCATGGCTTGAAGATCCACAAATGGGTAACGATTTGTTACTTGGGGAcgaggatgaagaagatgatgacaatgatgaagacTCGTCACGGTCACAAGATGGACAGGAAATTCTAGAACAAATGAAATGTTTTCTCAAAGATTGGgaaacaaatttgaaaatgataaaactGCTCCTTTCATCTTTTGCCAAATCTCTCAGTTCAAATATCTATACTTCCAAGGATTCGAAAGGTTCAACTTTGGACAAGTTAAATGATATACAGCATAAAGTGATCGAACAGATTGACGAATTgatttcagattttttaGTTTCAGATTTGAGCTTCAATTCTGATGATTTCGAAGACGACATCGctcaattgaatgaaagcttgagaaaaatggttgatacaataaaaatattgaacaaATCAGATCcgaaaaaatcaaaatggaTCCAAGTTTGGGAAAATAAGTactttcaagaaaagagttGA
- the LAS17 gene encoding actin-binding protein LAS17 (similar to Saccharomyces cerevisiae LAS17 (YOR181W); ancestral locus Anc_6.81), with translation MGLLTSADKENIKIALPKSANKVIDVAVARLYIAYPDPNRWTYTGLSGAIVLVDDLVGHSFFFKLVDIKGHNGVLWDQELYVNFQYYQDRTFFHTFELEECFAGLLFEDLNEASHFLKRVQKRERYASKKTLSNKNAIALTKKITEQESGNVFHGPRGESLIANQRERYNYNNTEHIPITKNKAPPPPPPPVAAVPSEESESESEPDYDSETDNQTSSEWTSAAPSMPSTPALGAPPAEPVAKRSFRVPPAPALGTPPAPPAPPAPPAQPAPPAPPAPPAPPATSSPVSPQQPLPTAHKTNNPFPFPVPQLANQKPPAVFSSSPQQLGQPQQQFGQPQQQFGQPPQRFGQPPQQFGQPSQQFGQSPQQFGQPPQNGGRPVPSLPNRSARAVPPPPSRSAIPGGGRVPPPVPPLRRGPAPPPPPHRNTNMYTMNRVSSGPPLTSSATGGKPPVPPPPPRRGPAPPPPARASRIVSSPPQAPMAPGYQSQSPSYSPTPPTTFNSVRAQEQPTYPQQSFAMELPPPPMQQQNQQYVAPPPPPPFPTQQPGAPTAVAPPPPPPAFLGQPQASSVPPPPPPAFLGQPQASSVPPPPAQGPDVDFAESTGDSGRDALLASIRGAGGIHALKRVDKSQLDKPSVLLQEAKGEKPQISSSSAPAPGGGPASLADALAAALNKRKTKVGSDDYDDGDDW, from the coding sequence ATGGGTCTGTTGACCTCAGCTGACAAGGAGAATATTAAAATTGCACTGCCTAAGTCGGCCAATAAAGTAATAGATGTCGCAGTTGCAAGGTTATATATTGCATACCCCGATCCCAATCGATGGACTTATACAGGCCTTTCTGGAGCAATTGTGCTGGTTGACGATTTGGTGGGCcactctttcttcttcaagcTGGTCGATATTAAGGGTCACAATGGAGTGCTATGGGATCAAGAATTGTACGTCAATTTTCAGTATTATCAGGATCGTACTTTCTTCCACACGTTTGAGCTTGAAGAGTGCTTTGCGGGCCTgttatttgaagatttaaaTGAGGCAAGTCACTTCTTGAAGCGAGTGCAAAAACGTGAACGTTACGCATCAAAAAAGACTTTATCAAATAAGAACGCCATTGCATTAACAAAGAAGATCACAGAGCAGGAATCTGGCAATGTGTTCCATGGGCCCCGTGGAGAGTCTCTAATTGCAAATCAGAGGGAACGCTACAATTATAATAACACAGAACATATACCTATAACAAAAAACAAGgctcctcctcctcctcctcctcctgTTGCAGCAGTGCCGTCAGAAGAATCTGAATCTGAATCTGAACCAGACTACGACTCCGAGACCGATAATCAAACTTCTTCAGAATGGACTTCAGCAGCACCATCAATGCCAAGCACACCTGCTCTGGGCGCACCACCGGCAGAGCCTGTTGCGAAACGTTCTTTCAGAGTACCTCCTGCACCTGCTCTTGGTACACCGCCTGCACCTCCCGCACCGCCCGCACCGCCCGCACAGCCTGCACCACCTGCACCACCTGCACCACCTGCACCACCTGCAACGTCGTCGCCTGTTTCTCCACAACAACCTCTGCCAACTGCACACAAGACTAATAATCCATTTCCATTCCCAGTGCCGCAGCTAGCAAACCAAAAACCGCCAGCGGTTTTCTCAAGTTCTCCACAACAGTTGGGGCAGCCTCAACAACAATTTGGGCAGCCTCAACAACAGTTTGGTCAACCTCCACAACGGTTTGGTCAACCTCCACAACAATTTGGTCAACCTTCACAACAATTTGGTCAATCTCCACAGCAATTTGGCCAACCTCCTCAAAATGGTGGTCGACCAGTACCATCCCTTCCCAACAGAAGCGCCCGTGCCGTACCACCCCCTCCCAGCAGATCAGCAATTCCAGGAGGCGGGCGCGTTCCACCACCTGTTCCACCGTTACGACGTGGTCCAGCTCCTCCACCGCCACCTCATAGGAATACCAATATGTACACAATGAATAGAGTTTCTTCGGGTCCACCGCTCACCAGTAGTGCTACGGGTGGTAAGCCGCCGGTACCTCCACCTCCACCAAGACGTGGTCCAGCTCCACCACCGCCGGCGAGAGCTTCTCGTATAGTCAGCAGCCCTCCACAGGCCCCTATGGCACCAGGTTATCAAAGCCAATCTCCATCCTATTCACCTACTCCACCAACGACGTTCAACAGTGTGCGAGCGCAAGAGCAACCAACGTACCCTCAACAATCATTTGCCATGGAACTACCTCCGCCACCAATGCAGCAACAGAATCAACAATATGTTGCGCCACCACCTCCACCTCCTTTCCCAACACAACAGCCAGGTGCCCCTACCGCAGTGGCGCCTCCGCCACCTCCGCCAGCATTCTTAGGGCAACCACAAGCATCATCGGTACCACCTCCACCTCCGCCAGCATTTTTAGGGCAACCACAAGCATCGTCGGTACCACCTCCGCCAGCTCAAGGGCCTGATGTTGATTTTGCTGAAAGTACTGGTGATAGTGGTAGGGATGCCCTGTTAGCATCTATCAGGGGTGCTGGTGGTATTCATGCACTCAAAAGAGTGGATAAATCTCAATTGGATAAACCATCAGTCTTACTGCAGGAAGCCAAGGGAGAAAAACCACAAATTTCCTCGTCATCTGCACCGGCGCCCGGCGGTGGGCCTGCGTCTTTGGCAGATGCTCTTGCTGCAGCattaaataaaagaaagacTAAAGTTGGGTCTGACGATTACGATGATGGCGATGACTGGTAG